From Scyliorhinus canicula chromosome 15, sScyCan1.1, whole genome shotgun sequence:
CATGAGAAGCATCTATAATATCTCCCTATTCTACCACATCGCAGAATTAACAACCAAATCAGATACTAAATACAAACAAAATCTTAATGTTTCACCTCACTCATTCACAAACCACATAATATTCACATTCATCTAATGAAGCTGTCCTACCATCGTTATAGTATGAGGAAAATGGCCACTCATCTTGTGATTACAAATATAGGTTTGAGGTGTCGATTAGAGCTTACAGGCTAAGAAAGAAAATAATCTTCTTAAGCACAGGCAAATAGTGACAAGAGGTTTGAGGGGTGCGTGACCCCATTTATGACTCAGTTATTGAATGTACCGCTGTTTGTGGTATTGAATAACACACCCCAGGATGATCCACTCAGCTGATGCCAGTTGGGGCATTAGGTGGGGCATTCCGGTTCCCTTCAGTATATCTAAGAAAGGCAACAATCAGTTGGTGTCACCCGATCATTATCCAGGTGCTCCCGGCTGGGGAGCCATCAGCAGAAAACAGGATCAGGACACGGCAAAAACCAAGTTCTGGTGTCAAATGTCCAGCTGACTCAGTGGAAGCCTGGCACGTTAAGAATAAAATGGATCGGAAGCTGGAGGGCCTCCAGGAACGGTAGCCCAGAAAAGGTCAGCTCCTTCAGGAGGTGAGCAAGGGAACAATGGGAGTCCTCACTTTCTGAAAAGGGAGCGCAGGCGAGATGAAGCTATCCCATTTGGATCATGGTGACGTTGCAGACAACTTGCAGGGCGATGCACTTCAGCTACGCTTGTCTTAATGTAAAATGTAGCAAACAGAGAGAAAAGTAGCTTGAATATGTTTCATCTGACAACTAGTCACGACATATTTCACTCTTGACATTCAAATATTCAAAAAGAAGAACAAAAGGTACTGTAAACAATATTGATCCCGCTGTCTCTGGGGCCACTcaagggtgcaaaggaaattaagtgcaattcattttctttcaaaattttcacATTTGAAATCACACCCAAACTACAGTGTTATAGTCAAACTGAGACTGTTTCTCAGCCACTGCCTGGACCAGTTTATTCGTGCAATTGTTGGATTTCATATTCCTTTCATCCAATAATGTGGTACAACAgctcccacatccatcctgaaccTTGCTGTTCTGATTGTTGCTCCCTCGCAGCGCAAAGTAAAAAGTCACCTTCTGCTTGGATCCCTTGGTGGACCTCTTGGTGATGGCATCTCCTGGGTTACTCGCTGGCACCTGGCTGCACTTCTCCTTTGCCCGCTTGCTTTTATCAGGCCGGACGCTTCTCAGCAGCTTCTTGAAGATATTGGCGGTGAGGTTCAATTTTTTCTGGAATTCCTGAGATCTGCTGAGCATGGGGACGTGGTCATGTCGACCTCTCCCATCCAAGGAGGCAGAATGGGGCTTCTTCTCCAACTCAGGCAAGTCCAACCAATTGCCCACCAAGTCAGCAAAGACGTTGTCCCCCAAAATGAGGGGTTGTCTATTTCTACTTTGGGAGAGCAGAGAGGAGGTCCAGTCATCTGAGGCGTTGCAGTCTTGTCTTGTCTTACTGCCCGATTTGCTTGCTGTAGGGAGCCTGTGGACCTCTGGCGGGGCAACAGCCTGGATCTGCTTGTCGAGGTCCAGTCTGGATAAAGCTGATGATGGGGCATCCTTCAGGTGATCAAGAGGCTTCGATAATAATGCTGATGACTGCATTTCTTCACAAGGAGCCTCCTTTAGATATTCCCCTAGCCACCAGTCCATGGGTTTTTCAGGCTGCCCTGGGAAATTTGAGAGGCTCGATGCACGTAGTTTGCTGCTGTTGGGTTTGGAGATTTTCCTCTCTATCTTGGAGCCTGGCCAGCCCTCAATGCTCTTGGGTTCGTCCTTCCCGTTCCTCAATCGTTGCTGGCTGCTAGTGATGGATGAAGCTTGACTCTGGCGCCCTGAGATCTCCAACTGTTCCAAAGCTGTCTGCACTTGGAGAAGTTTCAGCTCCTGGAGGGCGCCCATCATAGAATTCATCTGGTCCTGCAACCCATCTCCAGCCTCCTTCATAGATTGCTGTCAATGCACATTGTACACAATTAGCACTGCAGCATTACATTAGCAGAATACATTGAAAGCATCTCTATGTTATTTCCATCTACTAACAAACATCATCTGCACAAGGCATCCACTTGCTTGCTCACCAATTCGCAACATTgtccctcccctcctcttcccaGAGCATTTATATAAAAGACGAATAATAATTTTCTATTTGCCTGACCATCTACAGGGACTAACAAAGCCCTTATTAAATAACTCTAAATGATCCCCTGCACAGTGTCAAATCACTGAATACAAATATAACATGCACCAAAGCAGTTTCCCAAGCTCATATGATTTTCAAAACATTCTAACAAGATATTGAGGGAAAGGTAGAATATAGGGATGAAAAATTGAACTTTTAGGGTCTTTTTCCAGGAAGGGATCTGTGTTTGTGATCTGGCTTCTGCTTTAAGTCTCCCTCGAGTGGTTTAATCGCAATTGAGCTGTCAAGGGATATCTACAACGTCAGCGAGCTTTGCCAACTAATTTTCCCTGTAGAAATGCCCCAAAACTTGATGCAAGTCCCAGGACGAAAAGTATTCCCCAGACGTGTCAACAAATCAGTTTTTAATAAAACAATTCCATCGACATCAGAAATAAAGGCTTAATGTGGGATTAAGTTAAAGATTTGTAAATGAATCCTactgaaaatattttaaatgttccTCTCGCTAATATACAtagccatatatatatatacataattaaggatatattttatatatatatatatatatattcttccATACAGTCGACACCAGTGGGAGTTTGGTTATTTTGTTCATAGATTCACTTTGCTGTTGAACAGCAGGACAGGAACCTTTTTATGATCTACTGTAACTTTCTAATCTTAACCTCTTGTTTAATTGACAATAGCATATCTGGTCTAAGACATCATTTTCTTCCTGCACAAGCACTGTCCCATCACTGAGTGTGATGAATAAAGCCCCTTTCAAAGGAGCTGTGTTTTATTAATGTTGATTGACAAGGAATCTGGTGACAAATACAAGACCATCAAACGTTGGCCATATGCTAGATGGGTGTCGCTTGGTTGATCCAGTTAATCATCACCCCAAGGTGCGCTTCAAATATTTTTCTTACACCCGAAATATCATGACAAGTGacaaggctttaataagcattaaTATTTCACGGAGGTCAGTCGGGTTCTATATCAAtcaaataaaatgtttattaaaatctGTCTGAAAGCTTTGTCTGCTGCTGATAAGTCTGAAGGAACTGCTCTGGTATATTTTGTCTGGTTACTTTAATGGGTGGATTCAACATAAGAACACATAATCAGAGTTAGATATGAACTTTTATTGTTTTAATTCAGGCATcggctgttgtgtgtgtgtgtttttgtgagttggtgttttttctgtgttttttgtgtgtctgtgtgtgcgtgtgtctctctctgtgaatgTATGGTtttgtgtgtctgtatgtttTTGTCTAATTGTGTGCCTGTTtttttgtgtgtatgtttgtctgtgtgcgtctctttgtgtgtctctctgtgtgaatgtgtgcttCTGTATGgtgcctgtgtgtctctctctgtgaatATGTGAgttttgtgtgtctctctgtgtgaatgtgtgttttgtgtgtgtctgtgtgtgtgtctctctgtgtgaatgtttgtgagtgtgtttctctgtgtgaatgtctgtgtgtgcacgtgtctgtgtgtgaatgtctgtatgtgtctctcttttttttaaatgaatttagagtaaccaattcattttttccaattaaggggcaatttagcatgttcaatccacctaccctgcacatctttgggttgtgagagtgaaacccacgcaaagacggggagaatgtgcaaagtctactcggacagtggcccagagccaagatcgaacctgcgacctcggcgccgtaaggcaacaatgctaaccactctgccaccgtgctgcccctctgtgtgtgtctttgtgtgaatgtctgtgtgtgtgtctctctgtgtgaatgtctgtgtctgtgtgtgtctctctgtgtgaatgtctgtgtgtgtgtctctctgtgtgaatgtctgtgtgtgtgtgtctctctgtgtgaatgtctgtgtgtgtgtgtctctctgcgtgaatgtctgtgtgtgtgtgtgtgtctctctgtgtgaatgtctgtgtgtgtgtctctctgtgtgaatgtctgtgtgtgtgtgtctctctgtgtgaatgtctgtgtgtgtgtgtctctctgtgtgaatgtctgtctgtgtgtgtctctgtgtgaatgtctgtgtgtgtgtctctctgtgtgaatgtctgtgtgtgtgtgtctctctgtgtgaatatctgtgtgtgtgtttctgtgtgaatgtctgtgtgtgtgtgtctctctgtgtgaatgtctatgtgtgtgtgtctctctgtgtgaatgtctgtgtgtgtgtgtgtgtgtctctctgcgtgaatgtctgtgtgtgtgtctctctgcgtgaatgtctgtgtgtgtatgtgtcgctGTGTGTGCCTCTATGTGTgaatatctgtctgtgtgtgtgtctctttgtgaatgtctgtgtgtgtgtgtctctatgtgtgtctctctgtgtgaatgtctgtgtctgtgtgtctctgtgtgaatgtctgtgtgtgtgtgtctctctgtgtgaatgtctgtgtgtgtctctgtgtgaatgtctgtgtgtgtgtgtctctctgtgtgaatgtctgtgtctgtgtgtgtctctatgtgtgtgtctctctgtgtgaatgtctgtgtctgtgtgtgtatctctatgtgtatgtctctctgtgtgactgtctgtgtctgtgtgtgtctgtgtgtgtgtctctatgtctgtgtctgtgaatgtctgtgtctgtgtgtgtctctatgtgtgtgtctctctgtgtgaatgtctgtgcctgtgtgtgtctctatgtgtgaatgtctgtgtctgtgtgtgtctctatgtgtatgtctctctgtgtgaatgtctgtgtctgtgtgtgtctctatgtgtgtgtctctctgtgtgaatgtctgtgtctgtgtgtgtctctatgtgtgtctctctgtgtgaatgtctgtgtctgtgtgtgtctctatgtgtatgtctctctgtgtgaatgtctgtgcctgtgtgtgtctctatgtgtgtgtctctctgtgtgaatgtctgtgtctgtgtgtgtctctatgtgtgtgtctctctgtgtgaatgtctgtgtctgtgtgtgtctctatgtgtgtgtctctgtgtgtgtatctgtgtgtgtctctctgtgtgaatgtctgtgtctgtgtgtgtctctatgtgtgtgtctctctgtgtgactgtctgtgtctgtgtgtctctatgtgtgtttctatgtgtgaatgtctgtgtctgtgtgtctctatgtgtctgtgtgtctctatgtgtgtttctctgtgtgaatgtctgtgtctgtgtgtctctaattgtgtctctgtgtgtctctgtgtgtctctctgtgtgaatgtctgtgtctgtgtgtctctatgtgtgtgtctctctgtgtgaatgtctgtgtctgtgagtgtctctatgtgtgtatctctctgtgtgaatgtctgtgtctgtgtgaatgtctgtgtctgtgtgtctctatgtgtgtctctctgtgtgactgtctgtgtctgtgagtgtctctatgtgtgtatctctctgtgtgaatgtctgtgtctgtgtgaatgtctgtgtctgtgtgtctctatgtgtgtctctctgtgtgactgtctgtgtctgtgtatgtctctatgtgtgtgtctctctgtgtgaatgtctgtgtctgtgtgtctctatgtgtgtctctctgtgtgaatgtgtgtctctatgtgtgtgtctctctgtgcgaatgtctgtgtctgtgtgtctctatgtgtgtctctgtgtgaatgtctgtgtctgtgtgtctctatgtgtgtgtctctctgtgtgaatgtctgtgtctgtgtgtgtctatgtgtgtgtctctctgtgtgaatgtctgtctgtgtgtctctatgtgtgtgtctctctgtgtgaatgtctgtgtctgtgtgtgtctctatgtgtgtctctatgtgtgaatgtctgtctgtgtgtctctatgtgtgtgtctctctgtgtgtgtgtgtctctctgtgtgtgcctctctgtgtgaatgtctgtgtctgtgtgtgtctatgtgtgtgtctctctgtgcgaatgtctgtgtctgtgagtgtgtctatgtgtgtgtctctctgtgcgaatgtctgtgtctgtgagtgtgtttttGTGTCTTTTTGCTGGCTGCATTTGAACGGAGTGCTGCTCACAGTCAGCAGCGGTGAATGAAAACCGAGGAGACGGAAGGATATTAAAATGTTTTCCACACCAATGCTTTCAATCCGAGTGTTTTTTCGGCAGAATGCGTGCGTTTGGGAATCGTATGAATCATGTTCAACGGGGCAGTTTAATTTTGCTGAAGGAAAAATGGGCACAATTTCGGATTGTTAATAATTCCGGAGTCCCATgcaatcttaaaaaaaaaatcagatttctACTGAGTGTGATGCAGCCAGTGAGTGACTCCAGTCTTGTCAGGAGGGATTTATTTGCAAATGAAGCTTCCTTTCCCCTCAATAGAGTAGGAGTCATTCTACTTGTGTCCCTACATATTGAGGGCGACCCCCTTCCAGAGGCGAGAAGCCTCTCTAACCTCTCTGTAATTGAGGGCACTGGGATGGGGAGAATGGCTGGATGGGAGGGTCCTGTGTTAGAACCCCCTCCACCACACTAAtaaaacacaacacacacataaCAAAAGTGACACGAAATCCTAGAAGGTGTTAATTTATACACAAGGaattcagctctccccccccccccccccccccgccaaagaaAAGGGCAAGTAATAATGAGCTGAATGCACTGATTTCCATCTGACCCAATCTGGGAAATGAATTATATTTACAGAATTGTAGTTGACTTCAGCATTATTCGGTTGCACTTTActgcaggggcagatggaaatgcTGAAATTTCAACATTCCAACACCTTCACAATCTATTATTCCCTAAATGGTTGAATTGAATTAGGAACTCGATGGAGACAATAGTTAAATATTTGATATACAAAAACGGCTCGCTTTGTGAACGCGTACAAGCCTGGGGTAACTTCACATGAATCGTCCCACTCTTGTGAGAGACAAGAacagcacccacccacccagacacacacgtacacccacccacacgcacgcacacacacccagacacacacacacacacacacacagacacacacacacacacccagacacacacacacccacccacccagacacacacacacacccatacaaatacacactcacaccaacccatacacacacacacccacacacacacccatacacacacacacccacccatactcacacacacacccatacacccagacacacacacacccacccatactcacacacacacacatacatccacccatacacaca
This genomic window contains:
- the inka2 gene encoding PAK4-inhibitor INKA2 isoform X1; translated protein: MDNSLRRLKQELQSMKEAGDGLQDQMNSMMGALQELKLLQVQTALEQLEISGRQSQASSITSSQQRLRNGKDEPKSIEGWPGSKIERKISKPNSSKLRASSLSNFPGQPEKPMDWWLGEYLKEAPCEEMQSSALLSKPLDHLKDAPSSALSRLDLDKQIQAVAPPEVHRLPTASKSGSKTRQDCNASDDWTSSLLSQSRNRQPLILGDNVFADLVGNWLDLPELEKKPHSASLDGRGRHDHVPMLSRSQEFQKKLNLTANIFKKLLRSVRPDKSKRAKEKCSQVPASNPGDAITKRSTKGSKQKVTFYFALRGSNNQNSKVQDGCGSCCTTLLDERNMKSNNCTNKLVQAVAEKQSQFDYNTVVWV
- the inka2 gene encoding PAK4-inhibitor INKA2 isoform X2; amino-acid sequence: MKEAGDGLQDQMNSMMGALQELKLLQVQTALEQLEISGRQSQASSITSSQQRLRNGKDEPKSIEGWPGSKIERKISKPNSSKLRASSLSNFPGQPEKPMDWWLGEYLKEAPCEEMQSSALLSKPLDHLKDAPSSALSRLDLDKQIQAVAPPEVHRLPTASKSGSKTRQDCNASDDWTSSLLSQSRNRQPLILGDNVFADLVGNWLDLPELEKKPHSASLDGRGRHDHVPMLSRSQEFQKKLNLTANIFKKLLRSVRPDKSKRAKEKCSQVPASNPGDAITKRSTKGSKQKVTFYFALRGSNNQNSKVQDGCGSCCTTLLDERNMKSNNCTNKLVQAVAEKQSQFDYNTVVWV